Proteins encoded together in one bacterium window:
- a CDS encoding replication-associated recombination protein A yields the protein MALFEDTSAESRAVPLAARLRPRTLDEFVGQEHLIGPGRTLRTAIEQDRVRSLILWGPPGSGKTSLALLIAARTRAHVEQVNAVTAGVADLRRIIAAARDRLRFHQQRTLLIIDEIHRFNKAQQDVLLPHVENGTIILIGATTQNPFHDVNPTLISRSTVAQLQPLDDASVRAIVERALAHPDGFAGLGFEVDPEAMEFLVSASNGDARVALNALESAATAAEGEGSRRITLALVTDASQRRILPYDREGDAHYDAISAFIKSLRGSDPDAAVYWLARMLASGEDPRFIARRMVIHAAEDVGLADPMALVVATAAAHAVEFVGLPEARIPMALAAIYIATAPKSNAVVTAIGEAMRDVEQERADPVPLHLRDTSHPGVVERLGYGKEYRYPHDFPEGFVLQQYMPAGLEGRRYYRPTDHGAEAAVRRRLEEWWGQRTSPVKEPPGEGAKDGEEE from the coding sequence ATGGCGCTGTTTGAGGATACTTCCGCAGAGTCCCGTGCAGTTCCGCTTGCCGCGCGCCTGCGGCCGCGGACGCTGGATGAGTTCGTAGGGCAGGAGCACCTCATCGGCCCGGGCCGCACCCTGCGGACGGCGATCGAGCAGGACCGGGTTCGCAGCCTGATCCTTTGGGGACCGCCCGGGTCCGGCAAGACCTCGCTCGCGTTGTTGATCGCGGCCAGAACGCGCGCCCACGTGGAGCAGGTCAACGCGGTCACCGCTGGAGTGGCCGATCTACGGAGGATCATCGCCGCTGCCAGGGACCGCCTGCGGTTCCACCAGCAGCGGACGCTGCTGATCATTGACGAGATCCACCGCTTCAACAAGGCCCAGCAGGACGTGCTGCTGCCGCACGTGGAGAACGGCACGATCATCCTGATCGGCGCCACCACCCAGAACCCTTTCCACGACGTCAACCCTACCCTGATCTCACGGTCAACCGTTGCCCAACTGCAGCCACTGGACGATGCGTCCGTTCGGGCCATTGTCGAGAGGGCTCTCGCGCACCCGGATGGCTTTGCCGGGCTCGGGTTCGAGGTGGATCCCGAAGCGATGGAGTTCCTTGTGAGCGCCAGCAACGGCGACGCCCGCGTGGCCCTCAACGCGCTGGAATCCGCAGCTACCGCGGCGGAGGGCGAAGGCAGTCGCCGGATCACGCTCGCGCTGGTCACCGACGCCAGCCAGCGCCGGATCCTCCCCTACGATCGGGAGGGTGACGCCCACTACGATGCGATCTCGGCATTCATCAAGAGCCTGCGCGGCTCCGACCCGGATGCCGCGGTCTACTGGCTGGCGCGGATGCTGGCGAGCGGGGAAGACCCCAGGTTCATCGCGCGGCGGATGGTGATACACGCCGCGGAAGACGTCGGCCTGGCCGATCCGATGGCCCTGGTGGTCGCCACGGCGGCCGCGCATGCCGTCGAGTTCGTGGGGCTTCCAGAGGCGCGCATACCGATGGCGCTGGCCGCGATCTACATCGCCACGGCGCCCAAGAGCAACGCGGTGGTGACCGCAATCGGAGAGGCGATGCGCGACGTCGAGCAGGAGCGCGCCGACCCGGTGCCCTTGCACCTGCGCGACACCAGCCACCCCGGGGTCGTTGAGCGCCTTGGTTACGGCAAGGAGTACCGGTACCCGCACGACTTTCCGGAGGGGTTTGTCCTCCAGCAGTACATGCCGGCGGGACTCGAAGGCCGGCGGTACTACCGGCCCACGGACCACGGCGCGGAAGCCGCCGTGCGCAGGCGGCTGGAGGAGTGGTGGGGGCAGCGGACCTCGCCGGTCAAGGAACCGCCCGGCGAGGGAGCGAAGGATGGAGAGGAAGAGTGA
- a CDS encoding ABC transporter substrate-binding protein has product MRVTTLMAVVIAAILAFTVPAAQTGPAVEITFTSTQFSPVHETEWARDTLFRAFETETGIRVRFVSELAGPYMDRLQAEARVGRGSIDLTGTLHGDFPILVPAGVARDMASVQADLARRGDRTFFPDLVRISQVGGIQAYVPWMQATYLIVAHKRAMAYFPRGSNPMAMTYDDLLEWGDAIKAATGTRRIGFPAGPGGLFGRFLHGYIYPSFTGSQVKRFKSPEAVEMWRYLRRLGGVLHPSSFLYSFMHEPLLLGEVWVAWDHTARLLPALRDRPDDFVVLPSPAGPRGRSFLSVIVGLTIPKTAPNAEAAARLIEFLTRPRTQVLTVQGVAFFPTVREAAGAVPTGGMKLLAEAVTAQQGARDARVALLPVGLGVRTGEFVPLYVDTFREISVLGKPIEEVLAAQARKLEELYRAMNAVCPPPDPAITPCRPD; this is encoded by the coding sequence ATGCGGGTAACGACGTTGATGGCCGTAGTCATCGCAGCGATTCTGGCGTTCACCGTCCCGGCTGCGCAGACCGGCCCGGCCGTGGAGATCACCTTTACCTCGACGCAGTTCTCACCGGTGCACGAGACCGAGTGGGCGCGCGACACGCTCTTTCGTGCCTTTGAGACGGAAACCGGCATCCGTGTCCGGTTCGTCTCGGAGCTGGCCGGCCCGTACATGGACAGACTCCAGGCCGAAGCCCGGGTAGGGCGAGGGTCCATTGACCTGACCGGAACGCTGCACGGGGACTTCCCAATCCTTGTTCCCGCCGGGGTGGCCCGCGACATGGCGTCGGTCCAGGCCGACCTGGCCCGCCGCGGCGACCGCACCTTCTTCCCAGATCTGGTGCGGATCAGCCAGGTCGGCGGCATCCAGGCGTACGTTCCCTGGATGCAGGCAACGTACCTGATCGTCGCGCACAAGCGGGCGATGGCCTACTTCCCCCGTGGCTCCAATCCCATGGCCATGACCTACGACGACCTGCTGGAGTGGGGGGACGCTATCAAGGCCGCCACCGGCACCCGCCGGATCGGGTTCCCGGCAGGCCCGGGCGGGCTGTTCGGGCGATTCCTGCACGGGTACATCTACCCCTCGTTCACCGGTTCCCAGGTGAAGCGGTTCAAGTCCCCTGAGGCCGTGGAGATGTGGCGGTACCTCCGGCGGTTGGGTGGCGTGCTCCACCCGTCGTCGTTCCTCTACAGCTTCATGCACGAGCCGCTGCTGCTGGGCGAGGTGTGGGTCGCCTGGGACCACACTGCCAGGCTGCTGCCCGCGCTGCGCGACCGGCCCGACGACTTCGTCGTCCTGCCATCGCCGGCAGGGCCGCGCGGCCGGTCGTTCCTCTCGGTCATCGTCGGGCTGACCATTCCCAAGACAGCCCCCAACGCCGAGGCCGCGGCCCGGCTGATCGAGTTCCTCACGCGCCCCCGCACGCAGGTCCTCACCGTGCAGGGCGTCGCCTTCTTTCCGACAGTCCGCGAGGCCGCCGGGGCGGTGCCGACCGGCGGGATGAAGCTCCTGGCCGAGGCCGTGACGGCGCAGCAGGGCGCTCGGGACGCACGGGTCGCCCTGCTCCCGGTTGGGCTGGGCGTGCGGACCGGCGAGTTTGTGCCGCTGTACGTGGACACTTTCAGGGAGATCTCGGTGCTGGGCAAGCCGATAGAGGAAGTCCTGGCCGCGCAGGCCCGGAAGCTGGAGGAGCTGTACCGCGCGATGAACGCGGTGTGCCCACCTCCGGACCCGGCCATAACACCCTGCCGGCCTGACTAG
- a CDS encoding sugar ABC transporter permease has product MAAAEEVPDLPRAGRSRTEWLPYLLLAPSLVFLGVFFVYPLVQAFGLSFLRPEGGLTAEHFQRMLGDTYFRGAIANSLLLTAIVVPIQVAIGLVIALLVNSRFRGHLWFLYICAIPLAISDLAAGLIWLSVFTERGYLNTLLHMVGAVREPLTYLSAEQPVWLYGAIIAAEVWRATAIVMIILLAGLQLIPRDYFETADVFGAGGWRKLWYVTLPLLRPSLQTALIIRTILAFQLFATVITLSGRQVPVLAGEAYFWYGLYRNPHVASAYAVLIMGVSVAITWVYLRVLRMREEEVAG; this is encoded by the coding sequence GTGGCAGCCGCAGAGGAGGTGCCCGACCTGCCGCGCGCGGGACGATCGCGCACCGAGTGGCTTCCGTACCTGCTGCTGGCGCCGTCGCTGGTCTTCCTGGGCGTTTTCTTCGTCTACCCGCTGGTGCAGGCCTTCGGGCTGAGCTTCCTGCGCCCGGAGGGCGGCCTGACGGCCGAGCACTTCCAGCGGATGCTGGGTGACACGTACTTCCGGGGGGCGATTGCTAACAGCCTGCTGCTCACCGCGATCGTCGTGCCGATCCAGGTGGCGATCGGGCTGGTGATCGCCCTGCTGGTAAACAGCCGGTTTCGCGGGCATCTCTGGTTCCTCTACATCTGCGCGATCCCGCTTGCGATCTCCGACCTGGCCGCGGGGTTGATCTGGCTGTCGGTTTTCACCGAGCGCGGCTACCTCAACACGCTCCTGCACATGGTAGGTGCCGTGCGGGAGCCCCTGACGTACCTCTCGGCTGAGCAGCCGGTCTGGCTCTATGGCGCCATCATCGCAGCCGAGGTGTGGCGGGCCACGGCCATCGTGATGATCATCCTGTTGGCGGGCCTGCAGCTCATCCCGCGGGACTACTTCGAAACGGCCGATGTATTCGGCGCCGGCGGCTGGCGGAAGTTGTGGTACGTCACGCTGCCACTGCTGCGCCCCAGTCTGCAGACTGCGCTCATCATTCGCACTATCCTGGCGTTCCAGCTCTTCGCGACCGTAATCACCCTCTCAGGCCGCCAGGTGCCGGTGCTGGCCGGCGAGGCCTACTTCTGGTACGGCCTGTACCGAAACCCGCACGTCGCGAGTGCCTACGCCGTGTTGATCATGGGCGTCTCGGTGGCAATAACGTGGGTGTACCTGCGGGTTCTGCGAATGCGGGAAGAGGAGGTGGCGGGCTAG
- a CDS encoding carbohydrate ABC transporter permease, with translation MARAARTALLATIATLIAAWVLFPILLISLAAFSSRAQLYSWPRAIVPTPPTLDTILFFLRAQGVWQSTLNSLIVALFTIVLAVAIGAPAGYALSRFRFPGREGFRLGILATKMFPATVLAIPLAVAYIRWGLYDNLLGVAIVHTALALPFAVIITTSVFIGVPMELEEAAMTLGCTRLQAFLRVALPIALPGLAAAAIFTFVLSWNEVFAAAILTLHNRTLPALLINAVAFAGAPLDYRFAGGFFMIVPAMIIIFIIRRYLMTLWGVTIR, from the coding sequence ATGGCACGCGCTGCGCGCACCGCCCTCCTCGCGACGATCGCGACGCTGATCGCGGCCTGGGTGCTGTTTCCCATCCTGCTGATCTCGCTGGCCGCGTTCAGCTCGCGCGCCCAGCTCTACTCCTGGCCGCGGGCTATTGTCCCCACACCACCTACCCTGGACACGATCCTCTTCTTCCTCAGGGCGCAGGGTGTCTGGCAGTCCACCCTCAACAGTCTGATCGTGGCGCTATTCACCATTGTGCTCGCGGTGGCGATCGGCGCACCGGCCGGCTATGCCCTCTCGCGCTTCCGGTTTCCTGGCCGCGAGGGGTTCAGGCTTGGAATCCTTGCGACGAAGATGTTCCCGGCGACGGTCCTGGCAATACCGCTCGCAGTTGCCTACATCCGCTGGGGGCTGTATGACAACCTGCTGGGGGTAGCCATCGTCCACACGGCCCTCGCCCTGCCATTTGCCGTTATCATCACGACAAGCGTCTTCATCGGGGTCCCAATGGAACTGGAGGAGGCCGCCATGACGCTGGGCTGCACCCGCCTGCAGGCCTTTCTGCGGGTGGCCCTGCCGATCGCGCTCCCTGGCCTGGCCGCGGCGGCGATCTTTACCTTCGTGCTGTCGTGGAACGAGGTCTTCGCGGCCGCGATCCTCACGCTTCACAACCGAACCCTGCCGGCGCTGCTCATCAACGCGGTGGCCTTCGCGGGCGCGCCGCTCGACTACCGCTTTGCCGGTGGTTTCTTCATGATCGTGCCGGCGATGATCATCATCTTCATCATCCGCCGGTACCTGATGACCCTATGGGGAGTCACCATCCGTTAG
- a CDS encoding ABC transporter ATP-binding protein, which yields MATVLLDRVTKRFGRITAVDGVTLEVRDGEFMVLLGPSGCGKTTALRCIAGLERMDGGRIVIGGEDVTDRPPGRRGIAMVFQSYAVFPHMTVRDNITFGLRIRKTPADETRRRSQQAAELLQIGELLDRYPAQLSGGQRQRVAVARAIVMQPGVLLMDEPLSNLDALLRLQMRAELKRLHRETRATTVYVTHDQVEALSLGDRIAVMRSGAIVQCDTPSVIYNRPASTFVGGFIGSPPMNFFRGTVEEGGRSVRLAGTAMGLEERWAGAAGIRAGGEVLVGVRPEAFEVTAEPRAGALPAAVVVVEPLGGTTLLTVSVGGETAKVSVAPDTDHNPGQRLWLRPLPDRMRLMEPGRGLAVIPTEEGAHR from the coding sequence ATGGCAACCGTACTTCTCGATCGCGTGACCAAGCGGTTCGGCCGGATCACAGCAGTGGACGGCGTCACGCTGGAGGTCCGGGACGGTGAGTTCATGGTTCTGTTGGGCCCTTCGGGCTGCGGCAAGACGACGGCCCTCCGCTGCATCGCCGGCCTGGAGCGCATGGACGGCGGTCGAATCGTGATCGGGGGGGAGGATGTCACCGACCGGCCGCCTGGACGGCGCGGGATCGCCATGGTCTTCCAGTCCTACGCGGTGTTCCCGCACATGACCGTTCGGGACAACATCACCTTCGGGCTGCGAATCCGCAAGACCCCGGCGGACGAGACGCGGCGGCGCTCGCAGCAGGCGGCCGAACTCCTTCAGATCGGCGAGTTGCTGGATCGCTACCCGGCGCAGCTCTCGGGTGGCCAGCGGCAGCGGGTCGCTGTGGCCCGGGCGATCGTGATGCAGCCCGGGGTCTTGCTGATGGACGAGCCCCTCTCAAACCTGGATGCCCTGCTGCGCCTGCAGATGCGCGCCGAGCTCAAGCGGTTGCACCGAGAGACCAGGGCGACCACCGTGTATGTGACCCACGATCAGGTCGAGGCCCTGAGCCTGGGGGATCGGATCGCGGTCATGCGCAGCGGCGCGATCGTCCAGTGTGACACGCCTTCGGTAATCTACAACCGGCCGGCCAGCACCTTCGTGGGGGGCTTCATCGGCAGCCCGCCCATGAACTTCTTCAGGGGGACCGTGGAGGAAGGCGGACGGTCGGTCCGGTTGGCCGGGACGGCAATGGGTCTGGAGGAGCGTTGGGCCGGGGCCGCGGGCATCAGGGCAGGCGGCGAAGTGCTGGTGGGTGTGCGGCCCGAGGCATTCGAGGTGACGGCCGAACCTCGCGCCGGCGCCCTTCCCGCGGCGGTCGTGGTGGTTGAACCGCTGGGCGGAACCACGCTGCTTACCGTTAGCGTGGGCGGCGAGACCGCGAAGGTCTCGGTGGCTCCCGACACCGACCACAACCCGGGGCAGCGGCTGTGGCTTCGGCCGCTGCCCGACCGGATGCGCCTGATGGAGCCCGGAAGGGGGCTGGCCGTGATTCCCACAGAGGAAGGAGCACACCGATGA